In Nitrospirota bacterium, the genomic window TCTGGAGATTAAGTTTATGTTCATTGCGGAAACTTACGGCATACCCAATGTTTTTGATAACCGTGTCAAAATCTGACTCATCGCAGCGGTGAATCCTTTTATAACTTTCCCGGTCTGAGCCGTTTATGCTGAATTTCAGGAATCTCATACATGGAAGGATTCTTTCAGATACCTCAGGGGTAAGAAACACGCCGTTTGTGCTCATCGCCATGTTAAGGCCGACAGAGCTGCCGTGTTCGATAAAATCAGGGAGAGATTCATTTAAGAGCGGCTCGCCGTTTCCGGCAAAGTAAACCTCAATGCCGCCCATCGCCTTAAAATCATCCAGAAAGTTTTTGAAACTCAGCAGGTCTATAAACGACTTCTCTTTCTTGTACTTGACATACTGCTGAAACATGCAGTGGACACAGTTATGGTTGCAACCGTTTGTAGCTCCCACCTCAATGACAAGAGGCCCCGGGTTTTCCCCCCTTAACCACTTATTAAAGTGCTCCGGATTGCTTACTAACTTGCTGCCACCTACATGCTTACCCACCACCACTGATTTTGACATATTTGGTACGGATTTTACAAATGTTTGAGATAGTTTGTAGTTTTTGAGG contains:
- a CDS encoding radical SAM protein gives rise to the protein MSKSVVVGKHVGGSKLVSNPEHFNKWLRGENPGPLVIEVGATNGCNHNCVHCMFQQYVKYKKEKSFIDLLSFKNFLDDFKAMGGIEVYFAGNGEPLLNESLPDFIEHGSSVGLNMAMSTNGVFLTPEVSERILPCMRFLKFSINGSDRESYKRIHRCDESDFDTVIKNIGYAVSFRNEHKLNLQIVLQFLTLRTNYKAVEGIVRICKQLDADKVIIRNAIFKNNTMATYSDEFVQYLKSINDDGKVDIRWDTFGITEMEEKVWTHCYGINFRTNMDTRGNLFTCNKTLDTDSTFGNIIEERFSAIWNSERKRAVFAEVEKGENISGCKGWCQTSFDNVYIEKNKDR